TTTTTTCAATTGCGTAAATTTTACTAGTAGGAAATAAGCGAGCAATTTCAATCGAAACCGAACCAGTTCCCGCCCCAATATCCCATACAATTTGTTCGGGTTGCAGCGCCAGTTCGCCTAAAATCAACAGGCGTACTTCTCGTTTTGTCATCAATCCTGGGCGATCGCTAAAACTGAGAAATAAACGATCTGGTATCCCTAGTTGCGGTAAGTTGGCTAAGTTCAGTTGCAGTTCTGACTCGGATTGGCGGAGTAAGACAACAATATTTAAAGGTGCAAAAGACAGATTGTCTGTAGAAACGTTACAGTTAATCTCTCGACATACTTCGTCCTCGCTACCCAAATTTTCGCATACCCAAAGTTTGTATCGAGCGAGTAAATCTAGCGATACTAATAGACGAGCGATCGCATGAGGGTTATTTGTGTTATCCGTCAATACGGCAATCTTCTCTACCCCTTGCTGCAACGCCTGAATTAATTCATCTAGCGATCGCCCGTGAGCGCTGATCGCTCTAGCATCTTGCCAGGGAACTTTGAGCCGATTAAATGCTAACTGGATTGAGCTGAGGTGGGGATGAAAAGTTAGGTGTTCTGGTGGGAGTTCCGCGAGTAGCAATCGCCCTAAACCAAAAAATAACGGATCGCCCGATACTAAAATTACAATACCATCTTTCCCATCTGCTAAATAACGGCGAATTTGAGCGATCGCTTCGATGAAATCTCCTAGTATCAGGCGTGGTGCTGGGTGGTGTGGGAAGTAATTTAAATGGCGATCGCTCCCTACAAGTAATTTTGCCTTCACAACCAATTGACGTAGTGAATCAACTAGTCCCTCAGTTCCATCTAATCCAATGCCAATTACGTGTATTGGTGTCATTTAATAATTATCAGTTGACAGCGATCGGCGATCGGTAGAAAGTGGTGCGTGGCGTGGGAAATACTGACGACTTACGACTGACGATTTACGACTTACGACTCCCGTTCTAATGCCAACATAATTAAAGCATTTAAGATCGCAGCAGCGATGGAGGAACCTCCTTTGCGTCCTTCTACACGAATTTGATTGACTGGGGAGCGAGCTAATGCAGCCTTAGATTCAACTACTGAGATAAAACCTACTGGCGCACCAATTACCAAAGCTGGTAGCGTACTGGCGCTTTCTAATTCTTGACATAAAGCTAAAAGCGCTGTGGGAGCATTACCGATCGCAAAAATTGCTGTAGGAAACTTTTCATAAGACTTGATTAATCCTGTTTCCGTGCGGGTTTTGCCTGGAAGAGCTACTTCAACTCCTTCTACAGCACTAATGAGTGGATTATCAAAAGTTTTTCTGAGCAAATTCACTACACCCTGTTTCACCATTCCTACATCAGTAATAATCGGCACGCGATCGCGAACTGCCTGAATTCCTGCTTCAATGGCGTTGGGACTAAAACAAATCAAATGCTGAAACTCAAAATCAGCCGTACTATGAATTACCCGTCTGACGATCGCATACTCAGCCGGACTAAATTTATCTTTATACGTGCCAATTTCGCGATCGATAACCGCAAAACTCTGCGTCATGATGGGATGGATAGGGAAGTTCACACTTGTCAGCTATCAGTTATCAGTTATCGTAGGGGCGGGTTTAGCCAATAGATTAACAGTTAAAACAGTAGATCGGGAGTCAAAACCCGCCCGTACAGACGTTACTTTGTAGAGACGTTACATGTAACGTCTCTACAAAGTAACGTCTGTACAAAACTAGTTCCACCATAAAACAAGTTTACTCCACTGAAACCATACTTCTAATTTGATTTGGTCAATGTGCGACGATCGAGATGCTAGAGTATGCCAATTATCGTGCATCGATTTGTAGTGACCAATGACTAATGACTAATGACGAATTATGCCAATCTACTTCTACTGGGGTGAAGATGAGTTTTCGTTACAACAAGCAGTTAATGGCTTGCGCGATCGCTGCCTCGATCCAAATTGGATGAGTTTTAACTACACGCAAATTCCGCCTACACAATCAGATGCTCTAATTCAGGGATTCAATCAAGCGATGACACCACCATTTGGGATGGGTAGTCGTCTTGTTTGGCTGGTGGATACCACTGTTTGTCAAAATTGTTCGGATGACTTATTGGCTGAACTAAAACGCACCCTACCAGCTATTCCCGAGACTTCAATTTTGTTACTGACAAGTCGCAATAAACCGGATGGCAGGCTGAAATCGACTAAACTTTTCCAAGAACATGCCGAAGTGCAGGAATTTGCGCTGATTCCACCGTGGAAAACAGATTTACTGCTTCAGCAGGTACGACAAGCCGCTCAAAGTTTGGGGGTGAAGCTCACTCCCAGTGCAGTAGAAGCGATCGTTGAATCTGTAGGAAATGATACGCGACTGCTTTATAACGAACTGGAAAAGCTCAAACTCTATGCAGGTGAGAATTCTCCACCCATAGGCGAGAGTATTGTAGCAGACTTGGTTAAATTCAATACTCAAAATAGCTTAAAGCTAGCAGAAGCAATTCGTCAGGGAGATACAAACAAAACTTTGATTCTCATCGGGCAGTTGATCGGTCGCAACGAACCCGTACTCAAAATCGTGGCAACGTTGATCGGACAGTTTCGGACTTGGCTATGGGTAAAGCTAATGTTAGAACGAGGCGAAAACTCGGAACAACAGATCGCTCAAGCAGCAGAAATTAGCAATCCTAAACGAGTATTTATTCTCAAGCGAGAAGTGATGCAGATTTCTACACAGCAACTGATCGCTGCTTTACCCGTCTTGCTGGAATTAGAAGTGAGCTTGAAACAAGGTGCAGAACAAATAACGACGTTGCAAACAAAAGCGATCGCCCTTTGCCAGATTTTTTCATCATCTAACAGCTAGCTGTAAGCTGGAATAAAGCGCAGTGAGAAATGGCTGGAACTTCTAACTCTGAAAATGATTCAAAAGAACTGATGCCTCCGGTATGACATTTTCTGCCAACATAAAATATGACTAAATTTTGCTATCTCTATTTACTGACCAACTTCAACCGGATGTTATCGCGATCGCTGCTGATTGGGGCAATTAGCGCGTTGAGTGTAGTTGCTGGACTACCCGATCTGCACAATTTCAGCAATCTCAACTTCAGCACTGCTGCATCTGCTCAAGACTTCAGCGAAGCAGAAGTTAACAATTATGCTAGGGCTGTTTTGGAGGCAGAACCAGTCCGCCAAACGGCTTTAACCGATCTCAAACAAAGTATGGGTTCTGAAGAGTTACCCCGCATTGCGTGCGATCGCGAAGATAGCATCTCTAACCTACCAGATAACGCTCGCAGTATTGCCAAAGGCTATTGCTCGCAGTATGAATCAATTGTGAAAAAATACTTTAGTTCTTTTGAAGAATTTAATCAAATTACCAAAACAGTCCAAAATAATCCCGATTTAAGACAGCGAATTCAAGATGAAATGCTGCGATTACAAGGTAGCCCTTAACGAATTCGGAATTCGGAATTCGGAATTTGGAATTCGGAATTCGTAAGTAGAGAATTAACTGCTCCCTGCTCCCTGCTCCCTACTCCCTGATAACTGATAACTGATGTTAACTATAACCGATCGCTTACCAGCTATTAACAGTGCTGTCAATGCTTTTACCTTGGTGCTGACGGCGGAGGAACGTACGAAAAGCCGCCATCGCTTTGAAACTGAGGAAGGAGAAACGGTATTTCTACGTTTACCCAGAGGAACGGTATTGCGGGATGGAGATATGTTGCGATCGGATAATGGCGAATATTTGATTTTAGTCAAGGCAAAATCAGAACTAGTCTTGACGGTCACAGCAGCTACATCTTTAGATTTACTGAGGGCTGCATATCATTTGGGTAATCGTCACGTACCCTTAGAAATTGGTACTAACTATCTTCGCTTATCTCCCGATCCAGTATTGCAAGCAATGTTAGAACATCTGGGAGTCATCGTAATAGAAGAAAACGCTCCATTTCAGCCTGAAGTTGGCGCGTATGGACACCATTAGGAATTCGGAATGCGGAATTTGGAATTCGGAATTAGCACTATTAAGTTTGCTGCAATTGGCGAGTCCGGCTTTACCAGTAGGGGCTTATAGTTATTCTGAGGGTATAGAAACGCTGGTAGAATGGGGGGCGATCGCAGATGCTCAAAGTTTGCAACATTGGTTAGAACGGGAATTGCATTTTGGCGCAATTCGGATTGAAGCGGCGATGACGATCAGAGCATATAATGCTGTTTTGGCAAGCAATTTAACAAATTTAAATTATTGGAATAGTTGGCTATCGGCGGCGCGGGAAACGGAAGAGTTGCGTAATTCTAGTTGGCAAATGGGGCGATCGCTGGTGCGGTTGTTGTTGGAACTCCAGCCACAGTTAGAATCTATATTTAATGCAGTAGGTCATTCAGTGAATTATGCGATCGCCTTTGGAGTGGCTGCGCATTGCTGGCAAATTTCCCCAGAAACTGCTGTTTTAGGTTATTTACATAGTTGGGCGACAAATTTAGTTACTGCTGGGATTAAACTGATTCCCCTCGGACAAACTGCCGGACAACAGATTTTAATTAATTTACAAGCTCATATAGTTGATGCAGCTGCTCGGATTTCAGTCTTAACTGATGACGAATTGAGTAGTTGTAGCTGGGGTTTATCGCTGGCTAGTATGGCACACGAAACTCAATATACGCGCTTATTTCGGAGTTAATCGAAGAATTAATATGAGCGATCGCGATCGAATCTATGAGAGGGTAGCACGACATTATAACGATACAGGTTTTGAGTTTGAATCAGCACGTTTGTCGCAACATTTTCCAATTGAGTTTGCTATTACTTCTCGTTATCTAAATCGATGGATATCTGACAATGCAACTGTTGCTGATATTGGTGTTGGTGTCGGTCATTATGCAGAATTGTTGGCAAGCCGAGGCTGTTGTATCTACTTAGTTGACATCTCGCAACGCCTACTCGACGCTACCTATACCAGGCTTAAAGCTATTGGGCTGCACGAAAGAATACTGGGAATGCATTGCACTTCGGCAACTCAGTTAGACTGTTTAAATGTAGAATTCGATGCAGTACTTTTGCTGGGTCCTCTCTATCATTTATGTTCTATTGAAGAAAGACAACAACCTGTTAAGGCAGCAGCTAAAATCCTAAAACCAGAAGGTTTGCTATTCGCAGCTGGGATTAACCGCCTAACATACTTTAGAGAACTATTTCGTACCGCACCCGAACTCGTATTAACCCGTAAAGACTTCCATCAGCAGTTATTACAAGATGGTAATATCGATCCTACACACGCACCACCGCTTGGCTATGGTCATCTGACGACGAGCGAAGAGTTTCACCAGTTATTTAAATCTGATTTTCAGACTGTCACTTTAACAGGGGTAGAATCTTTTGCTAGCCCTTGGCAGAACTCCTTTAACAATCTTGCGCCAGCAGCAGCAGAAGCCTGGTTAGATTTAATCGAGACGACGGGAACTACCGCAGAAGGACTAGGAATGACAGATCATTTTCTCTATGTCGGCAGGAAGAAAGCAGAAAATTCATAATAAGAAATGAAAAATAGCGATCGCCCCAATTCCTGATCCCAGCCACAAGAGAAAACAATACCGCGTCAGTTGTAAGGCTTGCCGAACTTTTTCTCTAGTAATGGGATAAATCGGTTCTCCCAGTAAAGGCTTTTGCTTGGCTACTCCTCGATACCAATTCGTTCCTCCTAGTTGTACGCCTAAGACAGCTGCATAAGCGCATTCACTCCAACCTGAATTAGGACTGGGATCTTTAATTGCATCTCGCTGACACATTTGCCATACATACAAAGGCTTAAGCGATCGCAATGCGAGAGATAAAACTGTCAAACGACAAGGCAACCACGTCAATCGGTCTTCCAATTTAGCGCTAAATCTACCTAAATGAGTGTATGGTGCTTCTCGATAACCTACCATCGAATCAAGAGTACTTGCTGCTTTGTATGCCAAGGGCAGAAACGCCACATTTGTATATGGTATGAAGGCAGAGGCGATCGCGTAAAATAAGGGAGCCATCACCCCGTCAGTGGCATTTTCCGCTACTGTTTCTAAGACTGCTCTCAAAATTTCTAGTGCTGAGAGTTCTTGCGTATCTCTACCAACATAAAGACTTAATTTCGCTCTGGCTTGTACTAAATCGCCAGCTGCCAAAGGTTGCAAGACATCTTCTGCTGCTGTTCTGAGACTGCGAAGTGCAAAACAACTGGCTAATAAAATGCTATCTGTCACTAGACCCAATAATGGATGTACTTGGCTAGCAGCATAAACCAATAACCAGCTAACAGCACCACTGCCAAGAATTAATCCTAATCCTAAAACCACACCCGCCCAGTAGAGCGATCGCTCGGATTTCAAATATTTGAATGCGAAATAATTAAACTGAGCAATTAGCCATCCCATCACCCGCACCGGATGTGGAAAACCCCAAGGATCGCCAATTAAGTAGTCTAAAACTGCGGCGATGAGAAGAGGGCTGGGGGAACTGGGGACAAAATTCAAAATTCAAAATTCAAAATTGGGACAAGGAAGACAAGGGAGACAAGGGGCTTCAGGTGCAACTACCAACTACCAATTACCAACTACCAACTACCAATTACCCACATCATACTCATTCCTCGCTTCTCACTCCTAAACCACAAAATTTGTTTCTTCTCCTTGAGCGGCTTGCCAACTACGGGCATCGTAGTAGAGATCGGCAAGAGTAATACTATACAATGCTTCTCTCATTTTTTGATGCAATCGTTGCCAGAGCGTAAAAGTGACCCAATCTTCTGCTTGTCCTGGTTCTGGTTGATGGTGGGGCAAAGGTTCGATAGTTTCTCCGACAGCAGCGAGAATTTCACCTAATGAAATTGCCGCAGGCGATCGCGCTAATTTGTATCCTCCTTGAACTCCCCGCACCGATGTTACTAATCCTGCTCGTCGCATTTCAATCAGTAATTTCTCTAAATAAGGAGCAGGAATTTCTTGCCGAGCGGCAATTGCTTTAACTGCTACCGGAGTGTAATTTGGTTGCAGGCTCAGATCGAGCAATGCTTTAACGCTGTAGTGACCCCTAGTTGTCAGTTTCATTTCTCAGTTATCATTTCTCAGTTATCAGTTATCAGTGAGTGATGAGTCATTAATTGCGACTTGCAACTTGCGGCTTGGAGACTTTTGACTTTTGGCTTTTGACTTTTGACTTCTATCGCCCACTCTTTTTATATTTAGAGAAAATTACTTTACACATTGATGCGTGCAGCAAAAATCACGTAGTTGTCTTTTGGGGGAGAGCAATTTTTCAGTTTAATTACCTACTGAGGGTAGATAAATAGACGAAGTCACTCGTTCCCGAACGAATAAATTTTCCCGAAGATGACGATCGCGATCGCTACCACACAACCAACAGTACTTCAGTCAGTTTTTGCCGATGCTATTTCCTGGGGATGATTCGATTGGATCGGGGATTGACAAAGTTCGGACAGTTATTAGGATGATTCATACTATTTTCAATCAAAAAAAATTTCAAAATTAAGATCGAAAAGCTGAAAGAATTACTATAATCAGTGTATTATAGTTAGCTAAGCTGATATAAAGCTAAATTAAACTAAATCATAGCTTCAGTTAGCTGACAATCAAAACTGTAAACCACCTGCTCCAGTTAAAACAGAACTAAGTTGATGAATAAAAAGAAAAAGATCGAGCCTCTAGCCGGAGAAGCACTGCTCAAGAAAGTCAAAGAGCTAGATAGCCTGAGTAAAGAAGAAAAGGCAAAGGAATGCGGCTACTACACGACTACCAAAAATGGTGTAGAGCGTGTCAATATGATGAAGTTTCTCAACGCGCTAATAGATGCGGAAGGCATTGAATTAGATAGTACTTCCAACTCAAATGGGCGTGGCGGACGTAGTGCCAGCTACCGCATTAGCGTTCAATCGAACGGTAATTTGCTAATTGGTTCGGCATATACGAAGCAAATGGGTCTACAACAAGGAGATGAATTTGTCATCACTCTAGGGAAAAAACACATTCATCTCAAGCAAATAGATGGAGCAAAAGAAGACGTAGAGGCTACAGCTTGAGATTTAGGGGACGCGATCGCATCCAAATCGATCTGCTATTTCGTCAGACTTCAAGCTCAATTTTATCAGCAGCAAACAGTACCTCAAGTTTTGCTAGAAAAGCGCTTTTTGAGAGTTGCAGAGTTAGTTTTTCACCCGAAAGTAAAGCTAGCGGGTGAAAAACTAAGCTGTTCGACTTGTAAGAGTGCGATAACTTTATTGAGTTACTTAGGCGGGTACTTATCGAGATCCCATTGGAGAAACGCAGCTTAACAAACTTGCCACCAGAGGCAAGCAATTTATTGTTAAGGTTTCCTGACTAGAACTGATAAAGCCCGCCACTATATTTTCGATCGCAAGTTCAATTTGCGATTGACAGGACGTTGACGATTAAATCTACTACTCGCTAGCCACTAGCCACTACTCACTTTTTGGCAACGCTAATTCTTCTACAGGTAGTGAAACTTTGAGATAAGGATGAAGCGCTTTGCGAGTTGTTGCTAGTTTACAAGTTAAAGCAATTTGTTCCCGTTCGAGCAAGCCTAAAACTTGTTCTGGCTGATCTCGATCGACAATTGGTAACTGATGTAACCCCCTGGCTCCCATTCGAGATAGAGCCTCAGATAAAGGTTCATCCGTGTAAGCATAAAGTAAATCGGTCGTGCAAATATCGACCAATTGAGCATCAGCATTTTCCCAAGTTGCGATCGCCCGATTAATATCTTCTAAAGTCACAATTCCTAGTAGTTGCAGTTCGGGATTGACCACCAAAGCACTACGACAATGAGCGTTAGTCATGGATAAACCTGCTTGAGAGACAGACATAGAATCTGGCAACATGAGAGGCGATTCGTAAATTGCTTCTCTTACCAATATTTGCTGCACAATTTCTCGATCTTCGTCCCCAACTAAATTCAAATTCAACTGTTGTAAATTGGCGCTAGATTCAGGAGTTACGCTTTTTTTCAGCCGTTCTACTAACCAGACACTTAAGCCAACCGCCGCCATTAACGGTAAAACAATGCGATAGTCGCGCGTCAATTCAAACAATAATAGAATTGCTGTTAAAGGAGCTTTAGCACTTCCAGCTAGTACAGCTGCCATTCCCACCATCGCGTAAGCTGGCGGACCAGCCATATACATGCCAATTTGTGGTAGCAGTGCCGCTAAAATTTTGCCATATGCTGCTCCCAACGAAGCACCGAGAAACATAGCTGGAGCAAAAACCCCGCCAACCAAACCGCTGCCCATACTAATCGCCGTGGTTACTAGCTTCAGCACCAGCAGAATTAACAATAGCAGCAAAGAAAACTCAACATCCTGAAGCATAGCTTCTATGGTTTCGTATCCAATGCCTAAAATCTGCGGATAGAGCAACGCCACCAAGCCGACACAAGCACCACCAATCACCGGATGCATTGGCAAGGGAACGCGACCCAGCCAAGCAAAACCTTTAACTTGTCCGCGAAAACAGGCTCGTCCCCAAAGGAGTAATTGAGTGTAGGCGATTGAAATAATGCTAGCAGCTATTCCCAAGCCGACATAGAGCGGTAACTCTAAGGGGCTGCGAACCTCGTATACAGGTAAAGCAAAAGCTGGCTGTCCTCCCAAACCAATTTGGGCAACCAGCGCCGATACAACCGCTGCTAGCAAGACGACGCTGACAGCCGAATTCGCAAATGTCGTTCCCAACACCACTTCTAGAGCAAAAAATA
This window of the Chroococcidiopsis thermalis PCC 7203 genome carries:
- a CDS encoding bifunctional cobalt-precorrin-7 (C(5))-methyltransferase/cobalt-precorrin-6B (C(15))-methyltransferase, whose amino-acid sequence is MTPIHVIGIGLDGTEGLVDSLRQLVVKAKLLVGSDRHLNYFPHHPAPRLILGDFIEAIAQIRRYLADGKDGIVILVSGDPLFFGLGRLLLAELPPEHLTFHPHLSSIQLAFNRLKVPWQDARAISAHGRSLDELIQALQQGVEKIAVLTDNTNNPHAIARLLVSLDLLARYKLWVCENLGSEDEVCREINCNVSTDNLSFAPLNIVVLLRQSESELQLNLANLPQLGIPDRLFLSFSDRPGLMTKREVRLLILGELALQPEQIVWDIGAGTGSVSIEIARLFPTSKIYAIEKTAAGSTLIAQNCQRFGVKNVMSIYGTAPEILQDLPRCDRVFIGGSSGNLTSILETCSCLSSGGVLVIALATLEHLSTALDWFKHQNSWEYQLLQVQLSRSVPIAQLTRFAPLNPVTIITAKHL
- a CDS encoding precorrin-8X methylmutase; amino-acid sequence: MNFPIHPIMTQSFAVIDREIGTYKDKFSPAEYAIVRRVIHSTADFEFQHLICFSPNAIEAGIQAVRDRVPIITDVGMVKQGVVNLLRKTFDNPLISAVEGVEVALPGKTRTETGLIKSYEKFPTAIFAIGNAPTALLALCQELESASTLPALVIGAPVGFISVVESKAALARSPVNQIRVEGRKGGSSIAAAILNALIMLALERES
- the holA gene encoding DNA polymerase III subunit delta, whose protein sequence is MPIYFYWGEDEFSLQQAVNGLRDRCLDPNWMSFNYTQIPPTQSDALIQGFNQAMTPPFGMGSRLVWLVDTTVCQNCSDDLLAELKRTLPAIPETSILLLTSRNKPDGRLKSTKLFQEHAEVQEFALIPPWKTDLLLQQVRQAAQSLGVKLTPSAVEAIVESVGNDTRLLYNELEKLKLYAGENSPPIGESIVADLVKFNTQNSLKLAEAIRQGDTNKTLILIGQLIGRNEPVLKIVATLIGQFRTWLWVKLMLERGENSEQQIAQAAEISNPKRVFILKREVMQISTQQLIAALPVLLELEVSLKQGAEQITTLQTKAIALCQIFSSSNS
- a CDS encoding DUF4168 domain-containing protein; this translates as MTKFCYLYLLTNFNRMLSRSLLIGAISALSVVAGLPDLHNFSNLNFSTAASAQDFSEAEVNNYARAVLEAEPVRQTALTDLKQSMGSEELPRIACDREDSISNLPDNARSIAKGYCSQYESIVKKYFSSFEEFNQITKTVQNNPDLRQRIQDEMLRLQGSP
- the ureE gene encoding urease accessory protein UreE; this translates as MLTITDRLPAINSAVNAFTLVLTAEERTKSRHRFETEEGETVFLRLPRGTVLRDGDMLRSDNGEYLILVKAKSELVLTVTAATSLDLLRAAYHLGNRHVPLEIGTNYLRLSPDPVLQAMLEHLGVIVIEENAPFQPEVGAYGHH
- a CDS encoding urease accessory protein UreF produces the protein MDTIRNSECGIWNSELALLSLLQLASPALPVGAYSYSEGIETLVEWGAIADAQSLQHWLERELHFGAIRIEAAMTIRAYNAVLASNLTNLNYWNSWLSAARETEELRNSSWQMGRSLVRLLLELQPQLESIFNAVGHSVNYAIAFGVAAHCWQISPETAVLGYLHSWATNLVTAGIKLIPLGQTAGQQILINLQAHIVDAAARISVLTDDELSSCSWGLSLASMAHETQYTRLFRS
- a CDS encoding class I SAM-dependent methyltransferase; translated protein: MSDRDRIYERVARHYNDTGFEFESARLSQHFPIEFAITSRYLNRWISDNATVADIGVGVGHYAELLASRGCCIYLVDISQRLLDATYTRLKAIGLHERILGMHCTSATQLDCLNVEFDAVLLLGPLYHLCSIEERQQPVKAAAKILKPEGLLFAAGINRLTYFRELFRTAPELVLTRKDFHQQLLQDGNIDPTHAPPLGYGHLTTSEEFHQLFKSDFQTVTLTGVESFASPWQNSFNNLAPAAAEAWLDLIETTGTTAEGLGMTDHFLYVGRKKAENS
- the cbiB gene encoding adenosylcobinamide-phosphate synthase CbiB, yielding MNFVPSSPSPLLIAAVLDYLIGDPWGFPHPVRVMGWLIAQFNYFAFKYLKSERSLYWAGVVLGLGLILGSGAVSWLLVYAASQVHPLLGLVTDSILLASCFALRSLRTAAEDVLQPLAAGDLVQARAKLSLYVGRDTQELSALEILRAVLETVAENATDGVMAPLFYAIASAFIPYTNVAFLPLAYKAASTLDSMVGYREAPYTHLGRFSAKLEDRLTWLPCRLTVLSLALRSLKPLYVWQMCQRDAIKDPSPNSGWSECAYAAVLGVQLGGTNWYRGVAKQKPLLGEPIYPITREKVRQALQLTRYCFLLWLGSGIGAIAIFHFLL
- a CDS encoding Rrf2 family transcriptional regulator, with the translated sequence MKLTTRGHYSVKALLDLSLQPNYTPVAVKAIAARQEIPAPYLEKLLIEMRRAGLVTSVRGVQGGYKLARSPAAISLGEILAAVGETIEPLPHHQPEPGQAEDWVTFTLWQRLHQKMREALYSITLADLYYDARSWQAAQGEETNFVV
- a CDS encoding AbrB family transcriptional regulator, yielding MNKKKKIEPLAGEALLKKVKELDSLSKEEKAKECGYYTTTKNGVERVNMMKFLNALIDAEGIELDSTSNSNGRGGRSASYRISVQSNGNLLIGSAYTKQMGLQQGDEFVITLGKKHIHLKQIDGAKEDVEATA
- a CDS encoding chloride channel protein, whose amino-acid sequence is MTDRSLSEVSQPQSGGLAAPSNPIAHILNRFQPSPEAVVLLLAVLIGGGTGMGVVTFHYLIELVHYVAFVNLMGTLSAWGAWTIALVPTLGGFIVGLMLTRRQDFGPGLSSLIAAASGSATRHAILQRLQPVTKMVAASVSLGSGASLGPEGPSVEIGANFGVLLAHVLQVSQERQRLLLGAGAAAGLAAGFNAPIAGVFFALEVVLGTTFANSAVSVVLLAAVVSALVAQIGLGGQPAFALPVYEVRSPLELPLYVGLGIAASIISIAYTQLLLWGRACFRGQVKGFAWLGRVPLPMHPVIGGACVGLVALLYPQILGIGYETIEAMLQDVEFSLLLLLILLVLKLVTTAISMGSGLVGGVFAPAMFLGASLGAAYGKILAALLPQIGMYMAGPPAYAMVGMAAVLAGSAKAPLTAILLLFELTRDYRIVLPLMAAVGLSVWLVERLKKSVTPESSANLQQLNLNLVGDEDREIVQQILVREAIYESPLMLPDSMSVSQAGLSMTNAHCRSALVVNPELQLLGIVTLEDINRAIATWENADAQLVDICTTDLLYAYTDEPLSEALSRMGARGLHQLPIVDRDQPEQVLGLLEREQIALTCKLATTRKALHPYLKVSLPVEELALPKSE